A segment of the Paracoccus suum genome:
TATCCCGCCGACGGGGAGGGTCCGGTCCATGCCGTCACCCTGCCCGCCTTTCGCATCGATGCCGAAGCCGTGTCCGTCGCCCGCTTCGCGGCCTTCGTCGAGACGACCGGCTACCTGACCGAGGCTGAACGCCACGGCTCCTCGGCCGTGTTCCACCTCGCCGTGCAGGCCGCGCGCAAGGATGTCGTCGGCTCCTTCGGCATGCCTTGGTGGCTGGCCGTGCGCGGCGCCGACTGGCGGCATCCGTTCGGTCCGCTGTCGGGGATCGACGGTGCGATGGATCATCCTGTCGTCCATGTCAGCCACAACGACGCGCTCGCCTATTGCATCTGGGCCAGGCGCGGACTGCCGACCGAGGCGCAATGGGAATATGCAGCGCGCGGCGGGTTGGCCGGGCAGCGCTACCCCTGGGGCAATGAGCTCACACCGGACGGCACGCACCAAGCGAATCTCTGGCAGGGCGTCTTTCCGACCTGGAACTCGGGCGATGACGGATCGCTCGCGACTGCGCCCGCGCGCAGCTTTGAGCCCAACGGCTTCGGCCTCTACCAGCCGGCGGGAAACGTCTGGGAATGGTGCGCCGACTGGTTCGATCCGGGCTACTACGCAGTCTCGCCTGCAGTCTCTCCGCCGGGCCCCGAGACAGGGACAGAGCGTGTCATGCGCGGCGGCTCGTACCTCTGCCACGCCTCGTACTGCAATCGCTACCGAGTCGCGGCGAGGACAGGCAACGCGCCAAATTCCTCTTGCGGAAACATTGGCTTCCGAACGGTGGGGCTGCCCGGTTGATCATCTTGATAAAGGCTCTGGCGCGGAACATCAGTCCTACCCGAAGGCAAATGTCATAACCTATTGACCGACTCAAAAGGAAATGCCTGACTGCACCCGTCTCGCCCTGGGGAGGACGGCTCTGATGGACAGCAGAAATTTCAATCGACGCCACGTTCTGGCCGGCATCGCCGGATCGACCGCGCTTCTGGCGCTTGGACCCCGCGCCGCCCGCGCGCAGCAGGCCGATCTTTCGGCCTATCAGTCGGCCAAGATCGATTGGCGCCAAGCCGAGGGCCAGGCGATCACCGTGGCCGTCATTCCGGCCGCATATTTCGAGAACCTGATCAGCCTCGCGCCGCAGTTCGAGGCGCTGACCGGCATCACGCTGCGTTTCGAAAAGGTGCCACCGGCGCAGATCCGGCAAAAGGCCGTGCTGGACCTGACCTCGGGCAGCGGCACCTATGCGACCCACGCCGCAGACCCGATGTATTATCCGCTCTATCAGGCGAACGGCTGGGTCGATCCACTGGATACCTATCTCGAGGATGCGACGCTGACTGACAAGGCCTGGTTCAAGCCCGAGGATATCGTGCCGGCCTGGACCGCTGCCAACACCATCGAAGGCAAGCTGTATGGCATCCCCTATGATGGCGAGGTCACGCTGCAGGTACTTCGCAAAGACCTGTACGAGGCCAAAGGGCTTAAGCCGGCCGAGGATCTGGACGGCTTCATCGCCAACGCTGCGGCGCTGCATGATCCCGGCAATCGCGTCTGGGGAACGGCGTTGCGCGGGCTGCCGGGCGCGGGCCAGAACGTCTATATCTACTCGTCAATTTTTCGCGCCTTCGGCGGCGACTGGCTGCCCGCCGGCCAGCTGACCGTCAACGGCCCGGAGGCCGAGGCGGCCCTCGCCTGGTACGTCAAGACGATGAAGGACTACGCCCCCGCCGCCGCCCAGCAGTGGAACTGGCCCGACATCGCAGATGCTTTCTCGCAAGGAACACTGGCCAGCTATATCGATGCCCATTCCTCGGCCTCGGTCATCAACAACACCGAGAAATCCACCGTCATCGGCAAGATCGCCTATGCCCGCTGGCCCAAGGGACCCTCCGGCAAGCGCGTCAGCTCGATCTGGAACTGGGGCTTTCCGATCAACGCCGCCCTGCCGGACGCTGGGAAAAAGGCCACTTGGCTCTTCATTCAGTGGGCGGCCAGCACGCCGACGCAGATCGCCACCTCGTATGGTTTCAATGGACCCGCAAAACGGTCCGGCGTGAACCGCCTGTCGCTGTGGGAGGACCCGGCCTATGTCGAGACCGTCTCGGCCTTCGGTGACAACTTCGTCGAGGCGACACTGACCGCGCTGCGCGAGGATACGGACGTCGACTGGCGCCCGCGCGTGCCGCAGTGGCCGGCAGTCGGCGATATGGTGGCGACCGCCATTGCCGCGGCGCTCGCCGGTCAGGCAACCCCCAAGGCAGCGCTCGACGCCGCGCAGACACAGATCGCCGCCCTCGGCAAATGAGCTTGCAGGCCGATGATACCCGCTGGCGGCCCCCGCCCGGGGCCGCCGGTCGCAACCGGCGGCGCCTCACAGGCGAGCGAAAGTTTGCCAGCATCCTTCTGGCGCCCGCCTTTCTGGTGCTGATCGCCACGACGACAATTCCCCTGCTGCTGCTGATCTATGTCAGCATGCAACGGATGGACCTTTCGATGCCGTTCATGAACGGCTTTACCGGCACGGCCAATTACGCCGCCCTCTGGGTCGACCCGCGCTTCTGGCAATCGCTGGCGGCCAGCCTGATCTACACCCTCTCGACCGTCGTTCTGCAACTGCTGCTGGGCCTTGCCCTGGCACTTGCCGTCATGGGAATGAAGCGCGGTCAGACGCTGTTTCGCATCGTCGCGATCCTCCCGGTCGTTCTGTCGCCCGCCGTGGTCGGCATGGTCTGGCGCACCTTCATGCTGGCGCCCGAGTTCGGGGTGGTGGACTGGCTGTCGGTCACCGCCGGCCTTGGCAGCCACAACTGGCTCGGCGATCCGATACTGGCCATGATCGCGGTGATCGTGATCCACACCTGGCAATGGACCCCCTTCGCCTTCATGGTCCTGCTGGCCAGCTTGGCCGGCGTGCCCGACGATCTGCACGAGGCCGCCCGCATCGACCGCGCGAGCGCCTGGCAGCGGTTCACCCGCATAACCCTGCCGCTGATCCGCCCGGCCATCATCATGGTCCTGATCATGCGCACCATGGTCGCGCTCAGCGCCTTTGCCGCGATCTTTACCGTCACCGGCGGCGGCCCCGGCACGGCGACCGAGATCCTTAACCTCTACGCCTATCGCAAGTCCTTTACCGAACTGTCGCTGGGCTACGGCGCGGCGCTGTCGGTGGCGCTGCTGGCCCTGACGATCGCCGTCGCGGGCCTGCTGTTCCTGCTCAGGCGCGCCCGATGAATATGCGCACCCTTCGCCGCATCTTCCTCGGCCTCGTCGGGTTGGCATTCCTGCTCGCCTGGGTGTTCCCGATCCTGTGGAGCGTGATGAACTCGTTCAAGTCGGAGCGCGACATCCTCGCCTATCCGCCCAAGTTCATCTTCGAGCCGACGCTCGACGCTTATCGCCAGACGCTGTGGGGGCCACACTCGATCCTGCCGAACCTGTGGAGCAGCGTGGTCATCTCGGTCGGAACGACGATCCTGACGATGCTGCTGGCGATCCCTGCGGCCTATACGCTCGCGAGGCTGCGCCTGCCGGGCAAGCGCTTCTCGGGGTTCTATATCCTGACCACTCAGATGCTGCCGCCGGTCGGGCTGATCATCCCCTATTTCATCGTCCTGCGCGGCATCGGCTGGATCGACAGCTATCAGGGCATCATCCTGATCTATCTTACCTTTTCACTGCCCTTCGCGATCTGGCTGATGGTCTCCTACTTCGAGGACATCCCGCTGGAGATGGAGGAGGCTGCGGCCGTTGACGGCGCCAGCCGCTGGACCACGCTGCGCCGAATCGTCATCCCGCAGGCCAAGGGCGGGATCGCGGTGACGGTGGTGTTCGTGTTCCTGAACGCCTGGAACGAGTTCCTGTTTGCGGTCGTGCTGTCGGGTAACACCGTCCGGCCCGTCACCATCGCCATGTATAATTTCGTCTCGGTCGAGCAGACGCTCTGGGCGCAGCTTGCCGCGGTATCGGTGATCGCCATGCTGCCGGTCGTGATCCTGGGCGTGCTGGCCCAAGGGCACATCGTCAAGGGGCTGACGGTCGGGGCAGTCAAGGGAGGGGGCCGGAGATGAGCGGCA
Coding sequences within it:
- a CDS encoding carbohydrate ABC transporter permease — translated: MNMRTLRRIFLGLVGLAFLLAWVFPILWSVMNSFKSERDILAYPPKFIFEPTLDAYRQTLWGPHSILPNLWSSVVISVGTTILTMLLAIPAAYTLARLRLPGKRFSGFYILTTQMLPPVGLIIPYFIVLRGIGWIDSYQGIILIYLTFSLPFAIWLMVSYFEDIPLEMEEAAAVDGASRWTTLRRIVIPQAKGGIAVTVVFVFLNAWNEFLFAVVLSGNTVRPVTIAMYNFVSVEQTLWAQLAAVSVIAMLPVVILGVLAQGHIVKGLTVGAVKGGGRR
- a CDS encoding ABC transporter substrate-binding protein; translated protein: MDSRNFNRRHVLAGIAGSTALLALGPRAARAQQADLSAYQSAKIDWRQAEGQAITVAVIPAAYFENLISLAPQFEALTGITLRFEKVPPAQIRQKAVLDLTSGSGTYATHAADPMYYPLYQANGWVDPLDTYLEDATLTDKAWFKPEDIVPAWTAANTIEGKLYGIPYDGEVTLQVLRKDLYEAKGLKPAEDLDGFIANAAALHDPGNRVWGTALRGLPGAGQNVYIYSSIFRAFGGDWLPAGQLTVNGPEAEAALAWYVKTMKDYAPAAAQQWNWPDIADAFSQGTLASYIDAHSSASVINNTEKSTVIGKIAYARWPKGPSGKRVSSIWNWGFPINAALPDAGKKATWLFIQWAASTPTQIATSYGFNGPAKRSGVNRLSLWEDPAYVETVSAFGDNFVEATLTALREDTDVDWRPRVPQWPAVGDMVATAIAAALAGQATPKAALDAAQTQIAALGK
- a CDS encoding carbohydrate ABC transporter permease — translated: MSLQADDTRWRPPPGAAGRNRRRLTGERKFASILLAPAFLVLIATTTIPLLLLIYVSMQRMDLSMPFMNGFTGTANYAALWVDPRFWQSLAASLIYTLSTVVLQLLLGLALALAVMGMKRGQTLFRIVAILPVVLSPAVVGMVWRTFMLAPEFGVVDWLSVTAGLGSHNWLGDPILAMIAVIVIHTWQWTPFAFMVLLASLAGVPDDLHEAARIDRASAWQRFTRITLPLIRPAIIMVLIMRTMVALSAFAAIFTVTGGGPGTATEILNLYAYRKSFTELSLGYGAALSVALLALTIAVAGLLFLLRRAR
- a CDS encoding formylglycine-generating enzyme family protein, which produces MSQTPCSRCAPAMVGPTVPAAAAPLPAPDPVQHHDVAVPAGTFRMGDAFGEGYPADGEGPVHAVTLPAFRIDAEAVSVARFAAFVETTGYLTEAERHGSSAVFHLAVQAARKDVVGSFGMPWWLAVRGADWRHPFGPLSGIDGAMDHPVVHVSHNDALAYCIWARRGLPTEAQWEYAARGGLAGQRYPWGNELTPDGTHQANLWQGVFPTWNSGDDGSLATAPARSFEPNGFGLYQPAGNVWEWCADWFDPGYYAVSPAVSPPGPETGTERVMRGGSYLCHASYCNRYRVAARTGNAPNSSCGNIGFRTVGLPG